The following proteins come from a genomic window of Blattabacterium cuenoti:
- the fabD gene encoding ACP S-malonyltransferase — protein sequence MKAYLFPGQGSQFVGMGKDLYKNSHSAKKLFQLSDEILGFKITSVMFEGPMEILKKTKYTQLAIYIYSVIKAKVSNYFEPDMVAGHSLGEFSALAAINVFSFEDGLKLVNQRASIMQNICESTHGGMAVVFGLEDSIIENACKNDHGIVVPSNYNSPEQLVISGEIQALRRVCSFLKKGGAKKIFILPVHGAFHSPIMKPAQTKFKKIVNPIFFKDSKYPIYQNVTALPVRKSYDIKNNLVEQLTSPVKWKQSIKNMIAHGAVSFTEIGPGNILQGLIKKISKNSL from the coding sequence ATGAAAGCTTATCTATTTCCTGGTCAAGGGTCTCAATTTGTAGGAATGGGAAAAGATTTATACAAAAATTCTCATTCTGCAAAAAAATTGTTTCAATTATCTGACGAAATTTTAGGGTTTAAAATCACATCTGTAATGTTTGAAGGACCCATGGAGATTTTAAAAAAGACAAAGTATACACAATTGGCAATTTATATATATTCAGTTATAAAAGCAAAAGTATCAAATTATTTTGAACCTGATATGGTAGCTGGACATTCTCTCGGTGAATTTTCTGCTTTAGCTGCAATTAATGTATTTTCTTTTGAAGATGGATTAAAATTAGTAAATCAAAGAGCATCAATCATGCAAAATATTTGTGAATCTACCCATGGAGGTATGGCTGTTGTGTTTGGATTGGAAGATTCTATTATAGAAAACGCTTGTAAAAACGATCATGGAATTGTAGTTCCATCTAATTATAATAGTCCTGAGCAATTAGTAATTTCTGGAGAAATTCAAGCTTTGAGAAGAGTTTGTTCTTTTCTAAAAAAAGGAGGAGCTAAGAAAATATTTATTCTTCCTGTTCATGGAGCTTTTCATTCTCCGATTATGAAACCAGCTCAAACAAAATTTAAAAAAATAGTAAATCCAATTTTTTTTAAAGATTCTAAATATCCAATATACCAAAATGTAACTGCTCTACCTGTTAGAAAATCTTATGATATAAAAAATAATCTTGTAGAACAATTGACTTCTCCAGTTAAGTGGAAACAATCTATAAAAAATATGATAGCTCATGGAGCTGTTTCATTTACAGAAATAGGTCCAGGAAATATTTTACAAGGATTAATTAAAAAAATTTCAAAAAATTCTTTATAA